One Acidimicrobiales bacterium genomic region harbors:
- a CDS encoding DUF3040 domain-containing protein → MPLSEDEERILQEIAQRFYEDDPTFAREVSESTLYRHTVRRMKWSVLGVLVGAVFLIVTLSASYMLAFVGFLIMLASALVFERNLHKLGRAGLEQLSQSWKAAGLRDVLGGAGRRMRDRVRREDDEDER, encoded by the coding sequence GTGCCGCTTTCCGAGGACGAGGAACGCATCCTCCAGGAAATCGCTCAGCGTTTCTACGAGGACGACCCTACGTTCGCGCGCGAGGTCAGCGAGTCGACGCTGTACCGGCACACCGTCCGCCGGATGAAGTGGTCCGTACTGGGGGTGCTGGTGGGGGCGGTCTTCCTGATCGTCACCCTGTCGGCGTCCTACATGCTGGCGTTCGTCGGGTTCCTCATCATGCTGGCGAGCGCCCTCGTCTTCGAGCGGAACCTGCACAAGCTCGGCCGGGCCGGCCTGGAGCAGCTGTCGCAGAGCTGGAAGGCCGCCGGCCTGCGTGACGTCCTCGGTGGCGCCGGTCGCCGCATGCGCGACCGGGTGCGCCGCGAGGACGACGAAGACGAGCGCTGA